From the Juglans microcarpa x Juglans regia isolate MS1-56 chromosome 3D, Jm3101_v1.0, whole genome shotgun sequence genome, the window AATATCCTTACGCATTCACCAACCTCTGATTTTCGCGAGCCGTAGACCCCCAGATCCTCTACTTTGATATCGGAATAGCTCATCTCCAATTGCATTCGCATACAACCGAATTAATTACCTCGCCCGGCGATATATTCGAAGCCGTTGACTTAATTCGGAGTTTATTGGGGGTGAAGCGGATTTGACTGTGTTTTTAGTATTTGGACATGTTGGGAACCGGGTTGAAGTTCGAGCGAGCCCGCGGAGAGGACCGGTTTTACAATCCGGCGAAAGCGCGTAGGGCACTCCAGCGCAGGGAGCAACTTCGGAGAGCCAGAGTGACGTCACGGCCAGTCAATCGCTGGCTGTTACGGTAAGACCGGTTGCTTCTTTGGCGAACAGGGAGCCGGAGAACCGGGCCGGGTCCGACGAGCCTCCCAAGCCAGTCGCCGTGCCAGCATTCGAGCTCGTGGTGGTTCCGCAGCTGAGTAACCTCGAGCGGTTCTTGCAAGCGATCACGCCCTCCGTGCCGGCTCAGTATCTCTCTAAGGTTCGTTGATTTTGTGTTTGGCTGGTGAGGTAATCTAAGGAACTAGGAGAGGGGAGGactttttattgatttttgaaaagatGAAGCAACTAACTCCAATTAATGGAATTATTTGACCAAgtgaagtttgaaaattttttggtgGGTCTGATATAAGAAGTAAGTGCCGGAAACTTAAAATATTGGTTAAtgtaagaaattatattattaaccgTATGGAGCTTGTATACAAATTTTGTTTACGAGTTAATAGCAGTGTTAAATTCAATTTGGTTGCAGAGGACAATGAGGGGCTTTAGGACTTGTGATGTAGAGTTTCGGCCTTATTTTGTGCTCGGTGATCTATGGGAGTCTTTTAGGGAGTGGAGTGCTTACGGTGCCGGAGTGCCTTTAATATTGAATGACAGCGACTGTGTTGTTCAGTACTATGTTCCGTATTTGTCCGGCATACAGATATATGGCAAGCCCACGAAGTCATCTACAAAGTCCAGGTATTGATGTTATTGATATTACTGGCATTGAGTTCTGTTTAGATTATTATCAATGCGATGCTACGAACATAGGTAGTTTGGACGTATGATTCGGACTTGTACTCTAAATATACTAGGAAATGTccttgaattttttgtttttcggGAGCAAGTTCCACTTGGAACCATGGTTGGTTGGAAGTTTGAACGATGGCTTCAGGGAACAGATTGCGGATTTAGAACTAGTGGCAAGCTGGTACTTGAGCTTTATGTTTCAATGGAGGGGGCAATATTCaatgcatacacacacacacatttttttttataagtaatcaataaacacacacatatatatcctACCAATATGAAAATCATAAAACCCGTGCCTTATGTCCCTTGCAATCATAAAACCTTATGCCTCTTAATACAGTTgatcttcatttcattttttttctggtCTTGTTATCACTTTTTGTAGGTTAGATGTCACTTTAGCTGTTGGACATGTTAGATCTCAATGTATCCACTGATGTAGTTATATGATGTCATAATTCGCCAGTTGTTATTTTGAGGATGGCAATCGATGGGGCAAACTTTTCTTTAATTGAGGATCTGTTGAAATAGTCCATTAATTGCATGATGCTGCTCTTGTTTGAGTTATATTGTTTGTcacctttttgttttctttgctaGTTACACAGCGTTCGTGCAACCACATGGTTTTCTTAAACAAATTTTCTGGTTCCTTTGTACAATAGGCGACCAGGTGAGCATAGTGATTGTGAGTCCAGAGATTCAAGTAGTGATGGTTGCAGTGATTGTGAGCCTGAAAGAGGATTAAAGTATGTACGGGAGCAACGGAGTCATCACCATCTATCTAGTGAGATTGCTCTTAGGATGGATAGATTGTTTTTAAGGGACCAACATACTGAACTTCAGGAAGACTTTTCTAGTGATGAGGGGGAATCTGTGAATTCTCAAGGTTCCCTGCTTTTTGAGTATTTTGAACGGGACTTGCCTTCTAGCCGTGAACCCTTAGCTGACAAGGTTAGTtccccttttcttcttccttcactTAAACTAAAATAAGAAATTGGGAAATACTCATAAGTATATGATTTTATGCTTTCCCTTTTCATAAGCCTTCTCTTGATAATTTCTGTTTCAACAGGTATCAGATCTTGCCTGCCGTTTTCCTGAGCTGAAAACACTAAGAAGTTGTGATCTGTCTTCCAGCTGGATTTCTGTGGCATGGTATTTGCCCTTTAACATTGCCTTTGCTTTGCGTGGTTATGTATGCAGTTATTGCAGACGTGACTAATTTGTCCTTGTTATTTAACTTTTGTAGGTATCCGATTTACAGAATACCCACAGGGCCAACATTAAAAGATCTGGATGCTTGCTTTCTGACGTATCATTCTCTTCATACACCTGTGGAAGGTAAGGAAAAAATTTACCAATAATCCTATTTCCAAGTGAGGATGTGATTTGGTTGTTTGCTGCTGTAATGTGAACATTTAGCATGTCCAGAATATGAATATGGTCTCTCTCATTCAGTCTTCATGAATTCGACGTGGGGGATTTTTCTTGTGATCACATATCTTTCTGTGGTTTTGATGATTGTGGTTAATTGAATTATTGGTGTAATGtgcatttcatataattttagtACCCAGGAGAAAGAGTATTTTCATATTCTCTACACGCTTATGCACACACTTAATGTGTTATATCTGATGATTCATGGAGCTGAATAAAGGAAGATGCtgaatttatttgttcttttttatgcTGAATGTGTTCATGTGGCTTGTGGGAGGAATGTGTATGTGCCGTGAAACAAGTgtgctttttaattttctagtaTTCCCAATTAAGTCAAGATTTATTAGCTTAGTTGTGTAAATGTGACTCATGATGTATTTCTTTCAGGTGCACCAGGTGGACAGGCTCCAATGGTGACATATCCCAGTGAGGTGGATGGTGCCTCTAAGATGACCTTACCAGTTTTTGGTTTGGCCTCATACAAGTTCAAAGGATCCTTGTGGACGCCTAATGGGGGATTTGAGCGCCAATTGGCAAACTCCCTTTTGCAGGCAGCTGACAACTGGTTAAGACAGCTTCAGGTCAATCATCCAGATTTCCTGTTTTTCTGCCGCCGGTAGTAAGTTTTGACATAACTGTTATCCTCCTGTCTCGGCCGACTAATATATTCTGCCATCCATGCGTGGGCCGGCTGTGGAAAACCCCTTTATGTGGATCTCAAGATTGGAAGTTTAGTTAATTATCCTCTGGTTTggtttatgtattttctataagaaggaaaaatgatatatataaagaaagcaTAAAACAGTAAAGGCTGTGGAATTTGGAGCACCAGTAATAAGGCTAGGGCTAATGGAGAGAGAACTATAGAGCAAGGTTCAGTTGCAGAAGGCCTAGCTCCAAACTTCCGATCGAGGTTACTGGTGGTTTGGTTTGCTATTTGCATCATCAGTATAAGCAAGCCCCATTCCACATGTACTTTTGAACGTCAATCCAGCCAAGGCTAAATTATGAGATTCCAGGCTCTTTTTGTTGTCCTGATGATTTGTCCTAGAatgtacttttatttatttggggaTTTTGATAGGTTATGTATGTGTTATTGTCAGGCTGCCCGAGTTGTTTATTTGAATGCTAATCAGCCCAAGATGTGTATTTGAATGCTAATTATTATGTTCTTCAACTGCTTCGACTGAGGAactttgtaatttcttttatatcatTCAACTAAATGCTTGCTGGAGATGTTTCTGAATGTTAATTCGGGAAACTCGAGTTTCTTTTTGAtgaacttttatatatattcatgttttgGGAGCTCTCTTCATTCTTGATAGCTCAATCGTCTGTTCTGATGTCTTTTACATACCAATTcaacatgaaaatcattttcaaacGATCTCCCACAGAACAACTTATCCCAAAgtactgaaaaaagaaaaaaaaaatgatcccaAAGATTAACACATCAAGGAGATGGATGAGTTGTCTCTGGTGCGAGGGTTTTAACAATCTTCTTCTATCATCAGGTCTTGAACCTTTTTCTCTAAAGCCTCTGAACATATTTGGCGCATGAGGCGGTAGATGGACATTAACTCAGATAACTGTGCTATTGACATCCTCTCCATTAATCTCTGCGCGCACAACGATGCGTTCCTCACTGTTGCGCCCATCTGCTTCAGCCTATTTTCTTGCTTCAAGCTCAATGCTGTAATTTCCTGCAGAAACACAACATAACCATCTCAAATTCCCTGGACTTGATAAATTGAAATGCACAAGATGAGACCCAAGATATATAAAGGATGAAAATGAAGTTCGGCCTCCATGTTAGACAACTTCTTGTAATTACCTCCAAAAACTCGGCTCCAACTTCCAGTTCGGATTTGTGGGCCCAAACCACTCCACTCCCTGAGATGCACAAGCTTTCTGCAGTCGAAAAACTTTTTAGAATCATGTTTCTCTTGGTTTCCTGTTCTTGATTAAGCTTTGGACCCTTTGGCACGGATGCTGAGCAATCAAGTTTCTTCTCGTAAGCAATTACTGCCTTCACAAATTCCTACACGTACGAGAACCAGTGCTGAATATCGATTAAATTCTAATTAGAGTAAAGGTAGATACACTTTTACTTAAGCAAGTCACATGCGTTTATATACACGCACCTGATATGCAGAAGGACATCCACGATAATCAAAGTTAATAGAATCCGGGTGACGCATTCTCTCTGGATGAAATTGAAGTCCCATTATGAACTTTCCTTCTCCGGGACTATAAGCATCAGGATCGTAAAACCCTTCGACCAAACCATCTGCAGCGAAAGCCATGGGAACGAATCTCTGAGCTAATCGCTTAACACCTTGATGATGATAACTATTCACCATGAGTTCCATTTTTTCATCTTCCATAGAATCCTGAAACCAGTGATGCAAAGGGGTATTCAGCACCACCTTCACTGGGTGGCGATGCCCATCATAATCTTCATAATTTAAATGAGTCACTCTTTGAAGCTCAGGGAATTGCTTTGAGAGTTCTTTCTCTACATCTTGATAAAGAGTACCCCCACATGCAACGTTGAGTACTTGTGATCCCCTGCATATTCCCAAGTACGGTATGTTTCTTTCGAGGCAAAGCTTTGCGAGCCTTAGTTCAATGGAGTCTTTCTCTTTGTCAATGGCGGTATCACTTGCATGCAGTTCCCTAACTTCTTCAAGTTCTTCCGGGGAAAAACCTGACAGTTCTGCATCGTAAAGGGATGGATCGATATCTTCTCCTTCGCAGAGAAGAACTCCATGGATGGGCTCAAAGCTTTCCAGCAGCATGTGGACTCCACTAACTCTTGGGACGATCACAGGCACTGCTCCATAGCTAACGATGAGATCTAGATGATATTCTCCtgttcacatatatatatatatatatatatatatatatatatatatcgccaAAAATGCTTATAGACGTGCgtgatataaaaattaatgaagattcttaattatttacaataaaaattaagtgACATATTGAAATCGTATGTTCGAAGCGAGAACCATGCATGAACATTTGGCGATCATAAGACACTGCACGTTTTGATCTCCATGGCTCAGGGAAGGAAAATACACTAGAAAAAAAACAGAACCCAAGAAAaagcatgcataaaatttatttgtgccataaacagaatcaaatggtgtgttagtgagagagagagagagagagagagagagatcagaacGAACCCACAAAATCAACAAACTTGTTCTTGCGGACAGTTCGTCGAGAGACGATAAGAACCCTGGGCAGAATCATTGAGCTAGAGATCTGAATTAGCCTTGCATGGACTGAACAAGAGCTGAAACTTTAATGCTGTTTTGAAACTAAAAGCTTTCAAAGTGAGAGAAGAGGATGAGGGAAACGGCCATGATTAATGCTGTTTTGAAAGATTAACCTTAATTTAATTGCTCGATGCGCGGGTAATAATGCAGCAATCTGTAAGGATCACATCTTTATTTTATCTCCTATCTGATATTCATAGCTAGCCAGAGTACTACAAAAACAAATGTACCCGTCTATTCTCCGCATACGTATTTCACACTTATTTACTCGGCAAAGGTTCTCGATCTGGCCTTTCACTTTAATTACAGACTGACCCTGTTAACTTTATGATCTTGAGATTACGCCAATTCAAAGCTGCCAAGCTTTAATTGATCGTGTGTATGCTGATCACATTCATCATGCAGTACATGTATGTTTatccaaaaacataaatatatatatatatatatatatatatatttgtcaagATATGAATCATGTACCTTATTTTAAACCAGCAAATCTTACCAAATATGGAGTACTATTTGATATGAAGGCAAGCATATACCTGATATTGCTTTATACAGAGCCCTATACGAATTAGAATATGCGAGGAATAAAAGGAACTTGAATTGAAGGAATCAAAAGCGTAAGAGCATTGACAATGCCTAGTTATTGCCATgtctaaaatttagctagaattttaatttttagctatagtatcaattttttattaaatgagtttacattggactagctatcttaaagttaaaataataatataatatatattttttattttttttacaacaaatacaattcatatattttttagatcttcatactttatagaaataatgtatctactctatcaattagtagaaataatgtgcatgccatgcatgttttaccattcaaagagagaggaaagtgatgaaataataaaatattactttccattatgaatagtagctagtcatgtttggagaggatttaagatttactatttaacaagtcttaagctttggaccattagctagtccaatgtagaggttttttctcacatctagctaaagtttggaTTTGTATTGACATTTGACTAGTTTATTACCAATGCTTCTCTAATATCCATTAATGTTGATCAAGATaccattaataattaattaatatagtagtccttaattaatttgttgggCCGGCCTTATCCAAGTAGAGCTCCATGATTGGTTACACATAGTTGCGACATCCTTGCTAGAGTTgatacaattaataattaattaattgaatcatGGTATGTTATTTATAAGGAGAAGGATTAACACAAGAAATCATTAGTttagtcattttatttaaaagtagtTGGCTACATTCAATGTTGTGAATAACAAGCATCATACTTGGCCATTAATGTTAGCATAATTAAGAAGCATCTTATATACTTGAG encodes:
- the LOC121255578 gene encoding uncharacterized protein LOC121255578, giving the protein MLGTGLKFERARGEDRFYNPAKARRALQRREQLRRARVTSRPNRAGSDEPPKPVAVPAFELVVVPQLSNLERFLQAITPSVPAQYLSKRTMRGFRTCDVEFRPYFVLGDLWESFREWSAYGAGVPLILNDSDCVVQYYVPYLSGIQIYGKPTKSSTKSRRPGEHSDCESRDSSSDGCSDCEPERGLKYVREQRSHHHLSSEIALRMDRLFLRDQHTELQEDFSSDEGESVNSQGSLLFEYFERDLPSSREPLADKVSDLACRFPELKTLRSCDLSSSWISVAWYPIYRIPTGPTLKDLDACFLTYHSLHTPVEGAPGGQAPMVTYPSEVDGASKMTLPVFGLASYKFKGSLWTPNGGFERQLANSLLQAADNWLRQLQVNHPDFLFFCRR
- the LOC121255577 gene encoding putative glutamine amidotransferase GAT1_2.1, translating into MILPRVLIVSRRTVRKNKFVDFVGEYHLDLIVSYGAVPVIVPRVSGVHMLLESFEPIHGVLLCEGEDIDPSLYDAELSGFSPEELEEVRELHASDTAIDKEKDSIELRLAKLCLERNIPYLGICRGSQVLNVACGGTLYQDVEKELSKQFPELQRVTHLNYEDYDGHRHPVKVVLNTPLHHWFQDSMEDEKMELMVNSYHHQGVKRLAQRFVPMAFAADGLVEGFYDPDAYSPGEGKFIMGLQFHPERMRHPDSINFDYRGCPSAYQEFVKAVIAYEKKLDCSASVPKGPKLNQEQETKRNMILKSFSTAESLCISGSGVVWAHKSELEVGAEFLEEITALSLKQENRLKQMGATVRNASLCAQRLMERMSIAQLSELMSIYRLMRQICSEALEKKVQDLMIEEDC